A section of the Desulfuromonas sp. genome encodes:
- a CDS encoding pilus assembly protein TadG-related protein → MRSRKSVSKNKRLHCLASQKGAVLVIVLVGFFAFLGFTALAIDIGHLAVVGNELQNAADAGALAGAADLYYPEGTVPKSKVGTVNDDSNKTAWETALKNTADGSAVEVKDYSTNKADVQRGHWNMKTRTFTQSDVLDPVNLAGATKDDLDKMDGTYTFPPGTGNKPVFINAVKVIARREATPAKSFFAGIFGIDGFARQKDAIAIVGPAGPPVQVDVPIVICEGSLRDADGKLTCNLGRLINSSDKTDSNTGAWTNLSEGCAQNFNASDLKDLIDYPDQCIEADRKISTGTSISTGGGQVQGPFDSLRMCGSFFNQKELSKDPTLVQASEPWEVNVPVVDCRADTSDPDSPDLKNPSGCMEVIGTVTMEIIMITDVFPATAEKKFEDLVPVMAGCIDTGVLECTSTADGTLWDGSAFTGEDRWNSYVDAFDLEISPGVPATADNYYQKAIYAKPDCEFKPEDSTVGGTMSNKLARFPVLVK, encoded by the coding sequence ATGCGATCCAGAAAGTCCGTCTCAAAAAACAAGCGTCTCCATTGCCTTGCCAGCCAAAAAGGCGCAGTCCTGGTTATCGTGCTGGTGGGCTTTTTTGCCTTCCTCGGGTTTACGGCCCTGGCCATCGACATCGGCCATCTCGCCGTGGTGGGCAACGAACTCCAGAACGCCGCCGACGCCGGAGCCCTTGCCGGCGCCGCCGACCTCTATTACCCGGAGGGCACTGTTCCGAAAAGCAAAGTCGGCACCGTCAACGACGACTCCAACAAAACGGCGTGGGAGACCGCCCTGAAAAACACCGCGGACGGGTCCGCCGTGGAGGTCAAAGACTACTCCACCAATAAGGCCGACGTCCAGAGGGGCCACTGGAACATGAAAACCCGGACCTTCACCCAGAGCGACGTCCTGGACCCGGTCAACCTTGCCGGAGCGACCAAGGACGACCTCGACAAGATGGACGGCACCTACACCTTCCCGCCGGGTACGGGAAACAAACCGGTCTTCATCAACGCCGTCAAGGTCATCGCCCGCCGGGAAGCCACGCCGGCAAAATCCTTCTTCGCCGGCATTTTCGGCATTGACGGCTTTGCGCGGCAGAAGGACGCGATCGCGATCGTCGGCCCGGCCGGCCCGCCGGTGCAGGTGGACGTGCCCATCGTCATCTGCGAGGGCAGCCTGCGGGACGCGGACGGCAAATTAACCTGCAACCTGGGACGCCTGATCAACAGTTCGGACAAAACCGACTCCAACACCGGGGCGTGGACCAACCTGTCCGAGGGCTGCGCGCAAAACTTTAATGCAAGCGACTTGAAAGACCTTATCGACTATCCCGATCAATGCATCGAGGCGGACCGGAAGATCAGCACCGGGACATCCATCTCGACCGGCGGAGGACAGGTCCAGGGCCCCTTCGACTCCCTGCGGATGTGCGGAAGCTTTTTCAACCAGAAGGAGCTCTCCAAGGACCCCACCCTCGTGCAGGCGTCGGAACCCTGGGAGGTCAATGTCCCCGTCGTGGACTGTCGCGCGGACACCTCCGACCCCGACAGCCCGGACCTGAAAAACCCCAGTGGCTGCATGGAGGTGATCGGGACCGTCACCATGGAAATCATCATGATAACCGACGTCTTTCCCGCGACCGCGGAAAAGAAATTCGAGGATCTGGTGCCGGTGATGGCCGGCTGCATTGACACGGGCGTTTTAGAGTGCACTTCAACCGCGGACGGCACCCTCTGGGATGGCTCGGCTTTTACCGGAGAGGATCGCTGGAACAGCTACGTGGACGCCTTTGACCTGGAGATCTCACCCGGTGTCCCCGCCACAGCGGACAACTATTACCAGAAGGCGATCTACGCCAAGCCCGACTGCGAATTCAAACCCGAGGACAGCACCGTTGGCGGAACAATGTCCAACAAGCTTGCCAGGTTTCCTGTTCTGGTGAAGTAA